The following coding sequences lie in one Dunckerocampus dactyliophorus isolate RoL2022-P2 chromosome 4, RoL_Ddac_1.1, whole genome shotgun sequence genomic window:
- the LOC129179374 gene encoding zinc finger protein 37-like isoform X5 codes for MGTSTLLLHSSGMFSSSKILLNNPVRNSTATSPRHFQTSTDIQKRATQLQRGSSALKQGYSQRPRIKEEEKELWNTQDMGDLLRPEETEDHEDKPPESSCWLCPSDDQQLIGHQEERPTLLQGGSSTLKREDPQLPHVKEEEEELWITQEGECLPGPKLPLIVVSVKTEDHEDKPLDFSQLHHCPSEENREVEPPSSRSPQHMTTEADGDHCGGSQADKRFAPLSDSDDTTSHSPEDEDGDDTQESLSSDTDCEVDRRTHTDNKHSECSQKKTDIQQHPHVKEEEEESQPPHVKEEEEELWSPQEECFLGPEGADLTKLPLTVVSVKIEDHKVQPPESLPSLCPSDVQQLIGHEEESLPKPQGGSSTLMEEDPQPHRFKEEQEELWTTQEGKCFLGLEEADLTQLPLTVVSVKTEDEEQRQADKLLAPLSDSDHTTSGSHGDEDRDNTQEPLCRDTDWEGDIRTHTDNKHSETDFQQLIGHHKQRPKEPQGGSTRLKQEAPQPPHVKEEEGELKVTHEGECLLWPETDYLSKLPLTVVSVKTEDHEDKPHESLRWLCPSDVQQLIGHQKEHPAQPQVGGSTLKQEDPQPPHVKKEEEELWITQEGECFLGPKEANLTKLPLTGVSVKTEDDEDKPPESSQLHHSPSEEHRGAKPPSSRSPQHMTTEADGDHCGGSQADKLLAPLSDSDDTTSHSSEDEDRDGTQEPLSSDTDCEGDMRTHTQNKHSECSKKKKGKKCVTCSVCAKSHLTRHMPKHTSERPFACSLCGKSYSYRRGLTYHMLTHTGEKPFGCSVCGHRFFQKSRMVTHMRKHTGEKPYSCSVCAKNFSSKPNLTHHMLKKHTGVKHFDCSVCGKRFQSKSSMVSHMTTHTREKRFSCSICGKIYSYKRSLTYHMATHREKPFGCSICGQRFFYKSVMVSHVRKHTGEKPFGCSVCGQRFPRKSSMVSHMAKHTGQKPFGCTVCGKGYSYKHLLNVHMVTHKGEKLFDCSVCGERHSQKSHMVSLRRTHSREKVCPIGSGSTSDSQPKHYWNQKGFEWSF; via the exons atgggcaccagcacgcttctcctccattcctcaggcatGTTTTCATcatctaagatcctgttgaacaacccagtcagaaactctactgccacctctcctagacacttccaaacctctacag ACATCCAGAAACGCGCCACTCAGCTTCAGAGAGGGAGCTCCGCTTTGAAGCAGGGGTACTCCCAGCGTCCCcgcattaaagaggaagagaaggAACTCTGGAACACTCAGGATATGGGAGATCTTCTAAGGCCGGAAgagactgaagaccatgaagacaaaccacccgaGTCATCATGTTGGTTGTGTCCTTCAGATGaccagcagctgattggtcatcAAGAAGAACGTCCCACTCTGCTGCAGGGGgggagctccactttgaagcGAGAAGATCCACAGCTCCctcatgttaaagaggaagaggaggaactctggatcactcaggagggagagtgtcTCCCAGGGCCAAAGTTGCCACTGATcgttgtctctgtgaagactgaagatcatgaagacaaaccacttgacttctcacagcttcatcactgtccaagtgaggagaacagagaggtggagcctccaagcagcagatcaccacaacacatgacaacagaagctgatggagaccactgtggaggatcacaagcagacaagcgcttcgctccactatcagatagtgatgacacaacatcacactctcctgaagATGAAGACGGGGACGACACCCAAGAATCTTTGAGCAGTGATACAGACTGTGAAGTTGATAGGAggactcacactgacaacaaacactctgaatgctctcaaaagaagacag acatccagcagcacccccatgttaaagaggaagaggaggagtcaCAGCCCCcccatgttaaagaggaagaggaggaactctggtCCCCTCAGGAGGAGTGTTTTCTAGGGCCGGAGGGggctgatctcaccaagttgccactgactgttgtCTCTGTGAAAATTGAAGACCATAAAGTCCAACCACCTGAGTCCTTACCTTCTTTGTGTCCTTCAGACGTacagcagctgattggtcatGAAGAAGAGAGTCTCCCTAAGCCGCAAGGGGGGAGCTCCACTTTGATGGAAGAGGATCCACAGCCTCACCGCTTTAAAGAGGAACAGGAAGAACTCTGGACCACTCAGGAGGGAAAGTGTTTTCTAGGCCTGGAGGAGGCTGACCTCACCCAGTTGCCCCTGACtgttgtctctgtgaagactgaagatgaAGAGCAGAGGCAAGCAGACAagctcttagctccactatcagatagtgaccaCACAACATCAGGCTCTCATGGGGACGAAGACAGGGACAACACCCAAGAGCCTTTGTGCAGAGATACAGATTGGGAAGGTGATATAAggactcacactgacaacaaacactctgaaacAG acttCCAACAGCTGATTGGTCATCATAAACAACGTCCCAAAGAGCCGCAGGGGGGAAGCACCAGATTGAAGCAGGAGGCTCCACAGCCCCctcatgttaaagaggaagagggggaACTCAAAGTCACACATGAGGGAGAGTGTCTTCTATGGCCGGAGACAGATTATCTCAGCAAGTTGCCACTCACtgttgtctctgtgaagactgaagaccatgaagacaaaccacatgAGTCCTTACGTTGGTTGTGTCCTTCCGAcgtccagcagctgattggtcatcAAAAAGAACATCCCGCTCAGCCACAAGTGGGGggctccactttgaagcaggaaGATCCACAGCCGCCCCACgttaaaaaggaagaggaggaactttggatcactcaggagggagagtgtTTTCTAGGGCCAAAGGAGGCTAATCTCACCAaattgccactgactggtgtctccgtgaagactgaagacgatgaagacaaaccacctgagtcctcacagcttcatcacagtccaagtgaggagcACAGAGGGGCgaagcctccaagcagcagatcaccacaacacatgacaacagaagctgatggagaccactgtggaggatcacaagcagacaagctcttagctccactatcagatagtgatgaCACAACATCACACTCTTCTGAGGATGAAGACAGGGATGGCACCCAAGAACCtttgagcagcgatacagactgtgaaggtgatatgaggactcacactcagaacaaacactctgaatgttctaaaaagaagaaaggtaaaaaatgtgttacctgctcagtttgtgctaaaagccatttgactcgacacatgccgaaacacacaagtgaaagacctTTTGCTTGCTCACTTTGTGGCAAAAGCTATTCTTACAGACGCGGCTTGACTTACcacatgctgacacacacaggagaaaaaccttttggttgttctgtttgtggtcaCAGATTCTTTCAAAAGTCACGTATGGTAACACACATGAGAAAGCACACAGGTGAAAAACCTtatagttgctcagtttgtgctaagAACTTTTCTTCCAAACCTAATTTAACTCATCACATGCtgaaaaaacacacaggagTAAAACACTTTGATTGTTCGGTTTGTGGCAAAAGATTCCAAAGTAAGTCAAgtatggtatcacacatgacAACACATACAAGAGAAAAACGCTTTAGTTGCTCAATTTGTGGTAAGATCTATTCCTACAAACGTAGTTTGACTTATCACATGGCCACGCAcagagaaaaaccttttggttgttctatttgtggtcaaagattctTTTATAAGTCAGTTATGGTATCACACGTGAgaaagcacacaggagaaaaaccctttggatgttctgtttgtggtcaaagattcCCTAGAAAGTCAAGTATGGTATCTCACATGGCAAAACATACAGGACAAAAACCCTTTGGTTGCACAGTTTGTGGTAAGGGCTATTCTTACAAACACCTTTTGAATGTTCACATGGTGACACACAAAGGCGAAAAACTTTTTGATTGTTCCGTTTGTGGCGAAAGACACTCGCAAAAGTCACATATGGTATCACTCAGGAGAACACACTCAAGGGAAAAAGTTTGTCCAATAGGGTCTGGGTCAACCTCAGATAGTCAGCCAAAACATTATTGGAACCAAAAAGGCTTTGAATGGTCTTTCTGA
- the LOC129179374 gene encoding zinc finger protein 37-like isoform X3 has protein sequence MSTFLLCIMSTNSLPFPVIAPTFNVPTLSPILLVFLFSLFLRTHFAPLLLRPTVVQFSRSTAPMAMVVNPGLDRSDIQKRATQLQRGSSALKQGYSQRPRIKEEEKELWNTQDMGDLLRPEETEDHEDKPPESSCWLCPSDDQQLIGHQEERPTLLQGGSSTLKREDPQLPHVKEEEEELWITQEGECLPGPKLPLIVVSVKTEDHEDKPLDFSQLHHCPSEENREVEPPSSRSPQHMTTEADGDHCGGSQADKRFAPLSDSDDTTSHSPEDEDGDDTQESLSSDTDCEVDRRTHTDNKHSECSQKKTDIQQHPHVKEEEEESQPPHVKEEEEELWSPQEECFLGPEGADLTKLPLTVVSVKIEDHKVQPPESLPSLCPSDVQQLIGHEEESLPKPQGGSSTLMEEDPQPHRFKEEQEELWTTQEGKCFLGLEEADLTQLPLTVVSVKTEDEEQRQADKLLAPLSDSDHTTSGSHGDEDRDNTQEPLCRDTDWEGDIRTHTDNKHSETDFQQLIGHHKQRPKEPQGGSTRLKQEAPQPPHVKEEEGELKVTHEGECLLWPETDYLSKLPLTVVSVKTEDHEDKPHESLRWLCPSDVQQLIGHQKEHPAQPQVGGSTLKQEDPQPPHVKKEEEELWITQEGECFLGPKEANLTKLPLTGVSVKTEDDEDKPPESSQLHHSPSEEHRGAKPPSSRSPQHMTTEADGDHCGGSQADKLLAPLSDSDDTTSHSSEDEDRDGTQEPLSSDTDCEGDMRTHTQNKHSECSKKKKGKKCVTCSVCAKSHLTRHMPKHTSERPFACSLCGKSYSYRRGLTYHMLTHTGEKPFGCSVCGHRFFQKSRMVTHMRKHTGEKPYSCSVCAKNFSSKPNLTHHMLKKHTGVKHFDCSVCGKRFQSKSSMVSHMTTHTREKRFSCSICGKIYSYKRSLTYHMATHREKPFGCSICGQRFFYKSVMVSHVRKHTGEKPFGCSVCGQRFPRKSSMVSHMAKHTGQKPFGCTVCGKGYSYKHLLNVHMVTHKGEKLFDCSVCGERHSQKSHMVSLRRTHSREKVCPIGSGSTSDSQPKHYWNQKGFEWSF, from the exons ATGTCTACTTTCCTTCTCTGCATCATGTCGACCAACTCTCTACCTTTTCCTGTCATAGCTCCAACATTCAACGTCCCGACTCTCAGTCCCATACTCTTGGtgttcctcttctctctcttcctacGGACACACTTTGCTCCTCTCCTTCTTCGACCAACAGTAGTCCAATTTAGTAGGTCGACAGCACCGATGGCGATGGTTGTTAACCCGGGCCTCGACCGATCCG ACATCCAGAAACGCGCCACTCAGCTTCAGAGAGGGAGCTCCGCTTTGAAGCAGGGGTACTCCCAGCGTCCCcgcattaaagaggaagagaaggAACTCTGGAACACTCAGGATATGGGAGATCTTCTAAGGCCGGAAgagactgaagaccatgaagacaaaccacccgaGTCATCATGTTGGTTGTGTCCTTCAGATGaccagcagctgattggtcatcAAGAAGAACGTCCCACTCTGCTGCAGGGGgggagctccactttgaagcGAGAAGATCCACAGCTCCctcatgttaaagaggaagaggaggaactctggatcactcaggagggagagtgtcTCCCAGGGCCAAAGTTGCCACTGATcgttgtctctgtgaagactgaagatcatgaagacaaaccacttgacttctcacagcttcatcactgtccaagtgaggagaacagagaggtggagcctccaagcagcagatcaccacaacacatgacaacagaagctgatggagaccactgtggaggatcacaagcagacaagcgcttcgctccactatcagatagtgatgacacaacatcacactctcctgaagATGAAGACGGGGACGACACCCAAGAATCTTTGAGCAGTGATACAGACTGTGAAGTTGATAGGAggactcacactgacaacaaacactctgaatgctctcaaaagaagacag acatccagcagcacccccatgttaaagaggaagaggaggagtcaCAGCCCCcccatgttaaagaggaagaggaggaactctggtCCCCTCAGGAGGAGTGTTTTCTAGGGCCGGAGGGggctgatctcaccaagttgccactgactgttgtCTCTGTGAAAATTGAAGACCATAAAGTCCAACCACCTGAGTCCTTACCTTCTTTGTGTCCTTCAGACGTacagcagctgattggtcatGAAGAAGAGAGTCTCCCTAAGCCGCAAGGGGGGAGCTCCACTTTGATGGAAGAGGATCCACAGCCTCACCGCTTTAAAGAGGAACAGGAAGAACTCTGGACCACTCAGGAGGGAAAGTGTTTTCTAGGCCTGGAGGAGGCTGACCTCACCCAGTTGCCCCTGACtgttgtctctgtgaagactgaagatgaAGAGCAGAGGCAAGCAGACAagctcttagctccactatcagatagtgaccaCACAACATCAGGCTCTCATGGGGACGAAGACAGGGACAACACCCAAGAGCCTTTGTGCAGAGATACAGATTGGGAAGGTGATATAAggactcacactgacaacaaacactctgaaacAG acttCCAACAGCTGATTGGTCATCATAAACAACGTCCCAAAGAGCCGCAGGGGGGAAGCACCAGATTGAAGCAGGAGGCTCCACAGCCCCctcatgttaaagaggaagagggggaACTCAAAGTCACACATGAGGGAGAGTGTCTTCTATGGCCGGAGACAGATTATCTCAGCAAGTTGCCACTCACtgttgtctctgtgaagactgaagaccatgaagacaaaccacatgAGTCCTTACGTTGGTTGTGTCCTTCCGAcgtccagcagctgattggtcatcAAAAAGAACATCCCGCTCAGCCACAAGTGGGGggctccactttgaagcaggaaGATCCACAGCCGCCCCACgttaaaaaggaagaggaggaactttggatcactcaggagggagagtgtTTTCTAGGGCCAAAGGAGGCTAATCTCACCAaattgccactgactggtgtctccgtgaagactgaagacgatgaagacaaaccacctgagtcctcacagcttcatcacagtccaagtgaggagcACAGAGGGGCgaagcctccaagcagcagatcaccacaacacatgacaacagaagctgatggagaccactgtggaggatcacaagcagacaagctcttagctccactatcagatagtgatgaCACAACATCACACTCTTCTGAGGATGAAGACAGGGATGGCACCCAAGAACCtttgagcagcgatacagactgtgaaggtgatatgaggactcacactcagaacaaacactctgaatgttctaaaaagaagaaaggtaaaaaatgtgttacctgctcagtttgtgctaaaagccatttgactcgacacatgccgaaacacacaagtgaaagacctTTTGCTTGCTCACTTTGTGGCAAAAGCTATTCTTACAGACGCGGCTTGACTTACcacatgctgacacacacaggagaaaaaccttttggttgttctgtttgtggtcaCAGATTCTTTCAAAAGTCACGTATGGTAACACACATGAGAAAGCACACAGGTGAAAAACCTtatagttgctcagtttgtgctaagAACTTTTCTTCCAAACCTAATTTAACTCATCACATGCtgaaaaaacacacaggagTAAAACACTTTGATTGTTCGGTTTGTGGCAAAAGATTCCAAAGTAAGTCAAgtatggtatcacacatgacAACACATACAAGAGAAAAACGCTTTAGTTGCTCAATTTGTGGTAAGATCTATTCCTACAAACGTAGTTTGACTTATCACATGGCCACGCAcagagaaaaaccttttggttgttctatttgtggtcaaagattctTTTATAAGTCAGTTATGGTATCACACGTGAgaaagcacacaggagaaaaaccctttggatgttctgtttgtggtcaaagattcCCTAGAAAGTCAAGTATGGTATCTCACATGGCAAAACATACAGGACAAAAACCCTTTGGTTGCACAGTTTGTGGTAAGGGCTATTCTTACAAACACCTTTTGAATGTTCACATGGTGACACACAAAGGCGAAAAACTTTTTGATTGTTCCGTTTGTGGCGAAAGACACTCGCAAAAGTCACATATGGTATCACTCAGGAGAACACACTCAAGGGAAAAAGTTTGTCCAATAGGGTCTGGGTCAACCTCAGATAGTCAGCCAAAACATTATTGGAACCAAAAAGGCTTTGAATGGTCTTTCTGA
- the LOC129179374 gene encoding zinc finger protein 135-like isoform X6 yields MATSSQREGGRESAPPTPSTSSTEKKPQTANNDIQQHPHVKEEEEESQPPHVKEEEEELWSPQEECFLGPEGADLTKLPLTVVSVKIEDHKVQPPESLPSLCPSDVQQLIGHEEESLPKPQGGSSTLMEEDPQPHRFKEEQEELWTTQEGKCFLGLEEADLTQLPLTVVSVKTEDEEQRQADKLLAPLSDSDHTTSGSHGDEDRDNTQEPLCRDTDWEGDIRTHTDNKHSETDFQQLIGHHKQRPKEPQGGSTRLKQEAPQPPHVKEEEGELKVTHEGECLLWPETDYLSKLPLTVVSVKTEDHEDKPHESLRWLCPSDVQQLIGHQKEHPAQPQVGGSTLKQEDPQPPHVKKEEEELWITQEGECFLGPKEANLTKLPLTGVSVKTEDDEDKPPESSQLHHSPSEEHRGAKPPSSRSPQHMTTEADGDHCGGSQADKLLAPLSDSDDTTSHSSEDEDRDGTQEPLSSDTDCEGDMRTHTQNKHSECSKKKKGKKCVTCSVCAKSHLTRHMPKHTSERPFACSLCGKSYSYRRGLTYHMLTHTGEKPFGCSVCGHRFFQKSRMVTHMRKHTGEKPYSCSVCAKNFSSKPNLTHHMLKKHTGVKHFDCSVCGKRFQSKSSMVSHMTTHTREKRFSCSICGKIYSYKRSLTYHMATHREKPFGCSICGQRFFYKSVMVSHVRKHTGEKPFGCSVCGQRFPRKSSMVSHMAKHTGQKPFGCTVCGKGYSYKHLLNVHMVTHKGEKLFDCSVCGERHSQKSHMVSLRRTHSREKVCPIGSGSTSDSQPKHYWNQKGFEWSF; encoded by the exons ATGGCGACGTCCAGTCAAAGAGAAGGCGGAAGAGAATCAGCGCCACCAACTCCCAGCACATCATCAACGGAGAAAAAGCCCCAAACTGCAAATAACG acatccagcagcacccccatgttaaagaggaagaggaggagtcaCAGCCCCcccatgttaaagaggaagaggaggaactctggtCCCCTCAGGAGGAGTGTTTTCTAGGGCCGGAGGGggctgatctcaccaagttgccactgactgttgtCTCTGTGAAAATTGAAGACCATAAAGTCCAACCACCTGAGTCCTTACCTTCTTTGTGTCCTTCAGACGTacagcagctgattggtcatGAAGAAGAGAGTCTCCCTAAGCCGCAAGGGGGGAGCTCCACTTTGATGGAAGAGGATCCACAGCCTCACCGCTTTAAAGAGGAACAGGAAGAACTCTGGACCACTCAGGAGGGAAAGTGTTTTCTAGGCCTGGAGGAGGCTGACCTCACCCAGTTGCCCCTGACtgttgtctctgtgaagactgaagatgaAGAGCAGAGGCAAGCAGACAagctcttagctccactatcagatagtgaccaCACAACATCAGGCTCTCATGGGGACGAAGACAGGGACAACACCCAAGAGCCTTTGTGCAGAGATACAGATTGGGAAGGTGATATAAggactcacactgacaacaaacactctgaaacAG acttCCAACAGCTGATTGGTCATCATAAACAACGTCCCAAAGAGCCGCAGGGGGGAAGCACCAGATTGAAGCAGGAGGCTCCACAGCCCCctcatgttaaagaggaagagggggaACTCAAAGTCACACATGAGGGAGAGTGTCTTCTATGGCCGGAGACAGATTATCTCAGCAAGTTGCCACTCACtgttgtctctgtgaagactgaagaccatgaagacaaaccacatgAGTCCTTACGTTGGTTGTGTCCTTCCGAcgtccagcagctgattggtcatcAAAAAGAACATCCCGCTCAGCCACAAGTGGGGggctccactttgaagcaggaaGATCCACAGCCGCCCCACgttaaaaaggaagaggaggaactttggatcactcaggagggagagtgtTTTCTAGGGCCAAAGGAGGCTAATCTCACCAaattgccactgactggtgtctccgtgaagactgaagacgatgaagacaaaccacctgagtcctcacagcttcatcacagtccaagtgaggagcACAGAGGGGCgaagcctccaagcagcagatcaccacaacacatgacaacagaagctgatggagaccactgtggaggatcacaagcagacaagctcttagctccactatcagatagtgatgaCACAACATCACACTCTTCTGAGGATGAAGACAGGGATGGCACCCAAGAACCtttgagcagcgatacagactgtgaaggtgatatgaggactcacactcagaacaaacactctgaatgttctaaaaagaagaaaggtaaaaaatgtgttacctgctcagtttgtgctaaaagccatttgactcgacacatgccgaaacacacaagtgaaagacctTTTGCTTGCTCACTTTGTGGCAAAAGCTATTCTTACAGACGCGGCTTGACTTACcacatgctgacacacacaggagaaaaaccttttggttgttctgtttgtggtcaCAGATTCTTTCAAAAGTCACGTATGGTAACACACATGAGAAAGCACACAGGTGAAAAACCTtatagttgctcagtttgtgctaagAACTTTTCTTCCAAACCTAATTTAACTCATCACATGCtgaaaaaacacacaggagTAAAACACTTTGATTGTTCGGTTTGTGGCAAAAGATTCCAAAGTAAGTCAAgtatggtatcacacatgacAACACATACAAGAGAAAAACGCTTTAGTTGCTCAATTTGTGGTAAGATCTATTCCTACAAACGTAGTTTGACTTATCACATGGCCACGCAcagagaaaaaccttttggttgttctatttgtggtcaaagattctTTTATAAGTCAGTTATGGTATCACACGTGAgaaagcacacaggagaaaaaccctttggatgttctgtttgtggtcaaagattcCCTAGAAAGTCAAGTATGGTATCTCACATGGCAAAACATACAGGACAAAAACCCTTTGGTTGCACAGTTTGTGGTAAGGGCTATTCTTACAAACACCTTTTGAATGTTCACATGGTGACACACAAAGGCGAAAAACTTTTTGATTGTTCCGTTTGTGGCGAAAGACACTCGCAAAAGTCACATATGGTATCACTCAGGAGAACACACTCAAGGGAAAAAGTTTGTCCAATAGGGTCTGGGTCAACCTCAGATAGTCAGCCAAAACATTATTGGAACCAAAAAGGCTTTGAATGGTCTTTCTGA